The Bacteroidota bacterium genome contains a region encoding:
- a CDS encoding endonuclease V has product MTEENLEELALLQAALAQKVIIPDAANDLQLETGDAIFSLDVQYVGDTGFVAIDHAAWRGNAVEIYAVNEPVTEPYIPGYFAFREGPVLKSAIQKAIDYAGFAPKLIIVDGHGIAHPRKFGVACWLGIELGIPTLGCAKETLVQYTGELDEPVGSTIPVIVDSETVGYAVRTALGVKPVFVSPGHLLSLSASLQFVLGLGGGFRVIEPLRRADQACRAYAKGEHGIRMTYLD; this is encoded by the coding sequence ATGACTGAGGAGAATTTGGAAGAATTGGCATTGCTGCAAGCAGCTTTGGCCCAAAAAGTAATCATCCCGGATGCGGCAAATGATCTGCAACTGGAAACGGGCGATGCGATCTTTTCGCTCGATGTGCAATACGTGGGAGACACAGGATTCGTGGCCATTGACCATGCCGCATGGCGTGGAAATGCTGTAGAGATTTACGCTGTAAATGAACCGGTTACAGAACCCTACATCCCTGGGTATTTTGCATTCCGCGAAGGCCCCGTGCTCAAGTCCGCCATCCAAAAGGCCATCGACTACGCCGGATTTGCGCCCAAACTGATCATCGTGGATGGGCATGGCATCGCACATCCGCGCAAGTTTGGCGTGGCCTGTTGGCTGGGCATCGAATTGGGAATTCCGACTTTGGGATGCGCCAAGGAAACGCTCGTGCAATACACCGGCGAACTCGATGAACCGGTCGGCAGCACCATTCCGGTGATTGTAGACAGCGAAACCGTCGGCTATGCAGTTCGCACAGCGCTGGGCGTCAAGCCCGTATTCGTGAGTCCCGGGCATCTTTTGAGTTTGAGTGCGAGTTTGCAGTTCGTGCTGGGGCTGGGAGGCGGATTTCGCGTCATTGAGCCGTTGCGAAGGGCGGATCAGGCATGCCGCGCCTACGCGAAGGGTGAGCATGGGATCAGGATGACCTATTTGGATTGA
- a CDS encoding T9SS type A sorting domain-containing protein, which translates to MKKIYSLFCLALLGMGLQAQSTFSDDFESYTLGAYVAQASPNWTTWSGTSGGPEDAQVVNTQASSGTQSIYFNATASTGGPQDLVLPFGGQYNTGQFHYEMDMMISTGKGAYFNFQANSTIGDLWALEAHFIQTGTLILSNTNGTYLTTTYPTGVWFNVAFDINLNTNVWELSIDNVSQGTFSNSVNQVASLDIYPVNSTTNGGNGQSTFWVDDVSYTHTPYTLPSVNAGVFAVGSLNPATRAPGPIVGLVGQSRNISATIRNLGVDPITSFQIGYLYNGIPGTANVSGLNIPSLATSIVNFTTPATLIAGTNNLTVTISNVNGAGQDAEPLDDTGTRPVTISAVPAANKIVVGEEGTGTWCQWCPRGAVFMDYMHDSYAGFWAGIAVHNGNNEPMKLAEYDTPFSGFLSGYPGVLVERGTEIDPLDIEQDFLTKVQAAPTASLVNGATWDANSRTLNVSVTYTFTGTANEFWRVACVLTEDSVSGTTSGYSQANAYANNQAGPMGGFESLAASVPAAQMNYNHVARALSPNFYGAPEFTGTVNSGAIHTFNFSFVLPADWDENEISIIGMLIDDGGEIDNGSKTTITEAVTNGFVPGTAIVGVQQPSGPDQLVSLYPNPTEANAWLSLNMTTEAEVSVVISDLQGRVLSTRNYGILNGGQQMEINTQGFAKGLYFVQVTMGDVVKTQRLVVN; encoded by the coding sequence ATGAAGAAAATCTACTCCCTGTTTTGCCTTGCCTTGCTTGGAATGGGCCTTCAAGCCCAGTCAACATTTTCGGATGATTTCGAAAGCTACACCCTTGGCGCGTATGTCGCACAAGCGTCTCCAAATTGGACCACCTGGAGTGGCACTTCCGGCGGTCCGGAAGATGCCCAAGTGGTGAATACGCAGGCCTCAAGCGGTACGCAATCGATTTATTTCAATGCAACGGCTTCCACGGGCGGCCCGCAAGATTTGGTCTTGCCCTTTGGCGGTCAATACAATACAGGTCAATTTCATTACGAAATGGACATGATGATCTCCACTGGAAAAGGGGCCTATTTCAATTTTCAAGCGAATTCGACGATCGGTGACCTTTGGGCATTGGAGGCGCATTTTATCCAAACCGGAACCTTGATCCTTTCCAATACCAACGGAACGTATTTGACAACGACCTACCCCACAGGGGTTTGGTTCAATGTTGCATTCGATATCAATCTCAACACCAACGTCTGGGAGTTGTCGATTGACAACGTTTCCCAAGGTACATTTTCCAACTCGGTCAATCAAGTTGCATCGTTGGACATCTATCCCGTCAATTCCACCACCAATGGCGGAAATGGACAATCTACCTTCTGGGTCGATGACGTCTCGTACACCCACACCCCTTACACTTTGCCTTCGGTGAACGCCGGCGTATTTGCGGTCGGCTCGTTGAATCCTGCGACGCGGGCGCCAGGTCCCATCGTTGGTTTGGTCGGTCAATCGAGGAACATTTCCGCAACGATTCGCAACTTGGGTGTGGATCCCATTACCAGTTTTCAAATTGGCTATTTGTACAATGGCATCCCGGGAACAGCAAACGTGTCGGGTCTGAATATTCCTTCGTTGGCGACAAGCATCGTGAATTTCACCACACCGGCAACTTTGATTGCTGGCACCAACAACTTGACCGTCACCATTTCCAATGTCAATGGTGCAGGTCAGGATGCTGAGCCGTTGGATGACACCGGCACGCGTCCGGTCACGATTTCGGCGGTTCCTGCGGCCAACAAAATCGTGGTGGGTGAAGAAGGGACAGGCACATGGTGTCAATGGTGCCCACGCGGTGCGGTATTCATGGACTACATGCACGATTCCTACGCTGGATTTTGGGCAGGTATTGCGGTACACAACGGAAACAATGAGCCGATGAAGTTGGCCGAATACGATACCCCCTTTAGTGGATTCTTGAGTGGATATCCCGGCGTTTTGGTAGAACGGGGTACCGAAATCGATCCTTTGGACATCGAGCAAGACTTTTTGACCAAGGTTCAGGCTGCCCCGACGGCCAGTCTGGTCAACGGTGCCACGTGGGATGCCAATTCACGGACACTGAATGTGTCGGTCACCTACACCTTCACAGGAACTGCCAACGAATTCTGGCGTGTTGCTTGTGTTTTGACCGAAGACAGCGTGTCCGGAACCACGAGCGGATATAGCCAAGCCAATGCCTATGCCAACAATCAGGCAGGCCCAATGGGTGGTTTTGAATCGCTTGCTGCCTCCGTGCCAGCGGCGCAGATGAACTACAACCACGTTGCACGTGCATTGAGCCCCAATTTTTATGGCGCACCAGAGTTCACCGGTACGGTCAACTCAGGAGCGATTCATACCTTCAATTTCTCCTTTGTGCTTCCTGCTGATTGGGATGAGAATGAAATTTCGATCATCGGCATGTTGATCGACGATGGCGGCGAAATCGACAACGGTTCCAAAACGACCATTACCGAAGCTGTGACCAACGGATTTGTGCCCGGAACTGCGATTGTCGGTGTGCAGCAGCCCAGCGGTCCTGACCAACTCGTTTCGTTGTACCCCAATCCAACGGAAGCCAATGCTTGGTTGAGCCTGAATATGACCACGGAGGCAGAAGTGTCAGTGGTGATTTCAGACCTGCAAGGACGTGTGCTGTCGACGCGCAACTACGGAATCCTCAACGGAGGTCAGCAAATGGAAATCAATACACAAGGTTTTGCAAAAGGCCTTTACTTCGTTCAGGTTACGATGGGTGATGTCGTGAAAACACAGCGTCTCGTCGTGAATTGA
- a CDS encoding T9SS type A sorting domain-containing protein: MRLHRLLFLGLLTMAGYCLHGQSIQRPSEAYLDNAPAWVQAMYAPTPNVWEVDRLYRDYYRQHPFVKNFDTQNYKRWRRSILDQIDENGFLKVYSANETEQMQAAYLEKRSSLGSKVAGGGWSVVGPLEVKNNNGTAFAEQTNTYSIAKSASNPLVMYCGTEPGEVYKSTDGGNNWFPTSQTSQITSGVLSLEIDPFDPDKVFAGTYNKLFVSYNGGATWFQVSGMGNVEVNEIRIHPLNRNLVFACTQQGLYRSTDAGTSFTQLYPQKTYDMKWHPTNLAKAYMIKNNPALIQQEFFTSNDTGATWQLQSNGWYSSSDPARIDYGARLAVTPAAPDRVYAYLIGDSKPNDVGFIGLYRSDDAGLTWTLPNGPVGGPYTPTHKNLARGTDTWQYHQGFYNCALMASTTNADSILVGGLNLYRSDDGGFTFSSVSGYVGGPLDMHVDNQDFRAFGNDYWITTDGGIYHGSDFFATQPTVQMKGVHGAEYWGFGQGWNEDVVVGGMYHNGNNAHHENYPNGDFLALGGGEAATGYVNPGINRKTYFSDIGGRLIPLSITGTITGVPFGLSPNETYFSAESSELEFHPNCYNIAYLGRDHKLWKTVDGGGAFTLVDSFGTDPNSQVKYIEISRSNPEVMYLSQQPASGSQGKIWKTTDGGLTWAQIGTPSGTNRRKILLALDPEDENKLFAAFPDGGNGLKIYFTTNSGTSWTNLTTSALDGESVHSIVLTGGTANGIYFCTNKTVYYRDDNTGNWLPFNLDLPLYISTNIARPFYRDGKIRIASYGKGIWESEFHTQPTRPICTPMANALTAICSADTFFFEDYSMLNHTNATWAWTFQGGTPATSSQRNPAVTFNGIGAHLVTLVVTDGNGQSDTDTMTVTLTGVTATSISTDFESNFPPAGYTTSASGNLTWAQASGTGGYGNSPTSSKCDNYNVDGGGTYADMRAYVNLSSIQNAQVVFDVAYAEYGGQYTDTLEVLVSSDCGVTLNQLYRKGGQTLATAPNLTSGEFVPNSTQWRTDTVDLSAYQGFGEVVVVFRSIGHFGQTMYIDNINVAGLVGVHAPLSADYAQLAPNPVLAGESVVLRSNRTETFQVRIYDLQGKVLAQEWMQQNGRLDLGKLGLAAGNYYYMISGSTLMERGKLTVLKGR, encoded by the coding sequence ATGAGACTTCATCGACTTTTATTCCTCGGTTTGTTGACCATGGCTGGCTACTGTTTGCATGGGCAATCCATTCAGCGGCCGTCTGAGGCTTACCTTGACAACGCACCTGCCTGGGTTCAAGCTATGTATGCCCCAACACCCAACGTTTGGGAGGTCGATCGGCTCTACCGAGATTATTACCGTCAGCATCCTTTTGTCAAGAATTTTGATACCCAAAATTACAAACGCTGGCGCCGCAGCATTCTGGATCAAATCGATGAAAACGGCTTTTTGAAAGTTTATTCTGCCAATGAAACCGAACAAATGCAGGCGGCCTACCTTGAAAAACGGTCCTCCCTTGGCAGCAAAGTCGCAGGCGGCGGATGGTCGGTCGTGGGTCCACTCGAGGTCAAAAACAACAATGGAACCGCATTCGCAGAGCAAACCAATACCTATTCCATCGCAAAGTCGGCCTCGAATCCACTGGTAATGTATTGTGGAACAGAGCCCGGCGAAGTTTACAAAAGCACCGACGGCGGCAACAATTGGTTTCCTACGAGCCAAACGTCGCAAATTACAAGTGGGGTGCTTTCCTTGGAAATCGACCCTTTTGATCCGGACAAAGTGTTCGCAGGCACATATAACAAGCTGTTTGTGAGCTACAACGGCGGCGCCACATGGTTTCAAGTGTCGGGGATGGGCAATGTGGAAGTGAATGAAATTCGCATCCATCCGCTGAACCGGAACCTTGTTTTTGCCTGTACCCAACAAGGACTGTACCGCAGCACGGATGCAGGGACAAGCTTCACGCAATTGTATCCACAGAAGACCTATGACATGAAATGGCATCCGACCAATCTCGCGAAGGCCTACATGATCAAAAACAACCCTGCGCTGATCCAACAAGAGTTTTTCACGAGCAACGATACCGGGGCAACCTGGCAATTACAGAGCAATGGCTGGTACAGCAGCAGCGACCCGGCGCGTATTGATTATGGTGCACGGCTTGCCGTTACTCCCGCAGCACCCGATCGTGTGTATGCCTATTTGATCGGCGATTCCAAGCCCAATGATGTCGGATTCATCGGTTTGTACCGCAGCGACGACGCCGGATTGACTTGGACCTTGCCCAATGGACCGGTAGGTGGCCCCTACACCCCTACCCATAAAAACCTTGCCCGCGGCACGGATACTTGGCAATACCATCAAGGTTTCTACAATTGTGCGTTGATGGCATCGACAACAAATGCAGACTCGATTTTGGTAGGCGGCCTGAACCTCTATCGCTCCGACGACGGCGGTTTTACCTTCAGTTCGGTTTCTGGCTACGTCGGCGGACCGCTTGACATGCACGTTGACAATCAGGACTTTCGCGCATTTGGAAATGACTATTGGATCACGACCGATGGCGGCATTTACCATGGATCAGACTTTTTTGCTACGCAGCCAACGGTGCAGATGAAAGGCGTTCACGGAGCAGAGTATTGGGGATTTGGGCAAGGTTGGAATGAGGATGTCGTTGTCGGTGGCATGTACCACAATGGCAACAATGCTCATCATGAAAACTATCCAAACGGTGATTTTTTGGCTTTAGGCGGTGGCGAGGCTGCGACCGGCTACGTCAATCCCGGCATCAACCGCAAGACCTACTTCAGCGACATTGGCGGAAGGTTGATTCCGCTGTCGATCACGGGCACGATTACAGGTGTACCCTTTGGCCTTTCGCCCAATGAAACCTATTTCTCTGCGGAATCCAGCGAATTGGAATTTCATCCGAATTGCTACAATATCGCTTATTTGGGCCGCGACCATAAACTCTGGAAGACCGTGGATGGCGGCGGCGCATTTACATTGGTGGATTCGTTTGGGACGGATCCGAATTCGCAGGTAAAGTACATCGAAATCTCCCGTAGCAATCCGGAGGTGATGTACCTTTCGCAGCAACCCGCATCCGGCAGCCAAGGCAAAATCTGGAAAACAACCGATGGCGGATTGACTTGGGCCCAAATCGGAACACCATCGGGCACCAACCGCCGCAAAATCCTGCTCGCTTTGGACCCCGAAGACGAAAACAAGCTATTCGCAGCATTCCCGGATGGCGGAAACGGCCTGAAGATCTATTTTACCACCAACAGTGGCACCAGCTGGACAAACCTGACAACCTCGGCGTTGGACGGAGAATCCGTCCACAGCATTGTGCTCACCGGCGGCACAGCCAATGGCATCTACTTCTGCACCAACAAAACCGTTTATTACCGCGACGACAATACAGGCAACTGGCTGCCTTTCAACCTCGATTTGCCGCTCTACATTTCCACGAACATCGCCCGCCCCTTCTACCGTGACGGCAAAATCAGAATCGCTTCCTACGGCAAAGGCATTTGGGAAAGCGAATTCCATACCCAACCCACGCGTCCGATTTGCACGCCTATGGCCAATGCCTTGACGGCGATTTGCAGTGCCGACACCTTCTTTTTTGAAGACTATTCGATGCTGAATCATACGAATGCGACCTGGGCATGGACCTTTCAAGGCGGAACGCCGGCAACGTCGTCCCAACGCAATCCCGCCGTCACTTTTAATGGGATAGGTGCGCATCTTGTCACACTTGTTGTCACCGATGGCAACGGACAAAGCGATACTGACACCATGACGGTGACGCTCACGGGCGTGACTGCGACGAGCATTTCTACGGATTTTGAGAGCAATTTTCCGCCGGCAGGATATACGACAAGTGCAAGCGGCAACCTGACTTGGGCCCAAGCATCGGGCACGGGTGGATATGGGAATTCGCCAACCAGCTCTAAATGTGACAATTACAATGTAGATGGTGGCGGCACTTATGCCGACATGCGCGCCTACGTGAACCTGAGCAGCATCCAAAATGCGCAAGTCGTGTTTGATGTTGCCTATGCAGAATACGGCGGGCAATACACCGACACCTTGGAAGTGCTGGTTTCGAGCGATTGCGGCGTGACGCTCAACCAATTGTACCGTAAAGGTGGACAGACACTTGCAACCGCGCCCAACCTTACTTCTGGCGAATTTGTCCCGAATTCGACACAATGGCGCACGGATACCGTCGATTTGAGCGCCTACCAAGGATTTGGCGAGGTTGTCGTCGTATTCAGGAGCATTGGCCACTTTGGTCAGACGATGTATATCGACAACATCAACGTCGCCGGATTGGTCGGCGTCCATGCGCCCTTATCTGCAGATTACGCACAATTGGCGCCGAATCCTGTGCTTGCCGGGGAATCGGTGGTTTTGCGTAGCAACCGCACAGAGACGTTCCAAGTGCGGATTTATGACTTACAGGGGAAAGTGCTCGCTCAGGAATGGATGCAGCAGAATGGGCGTCTTGATCTGGGCAAACTGGGTTTGGCGGCTGGAAACTACTATTATATGATCAGTGGTTCGACGTTGATGGAGCGCGGGAAGTTGACGGTGCTGAAGGGGCGCTGA
- a CDS encoding glycosyltransferase family 39 protein produces the protein MTAIEANAGARQSSGLLGADQSFWTWISRHVRWIALAIFLLNVALKAPFLGGTSLFLDEAVAIYDTQGSVPETINFSANDPTPPLYYLTLGLWCKIFGISEFSARFPSMLFSSATAALLFLVGFRHFNVRAGLYAALLFTVSGVAMVFAHEARAYALASMLMVISYSLFLDVYRADRPQWKTFLGLVLVNTLLLYTHYLTSMGLAAQAVLSLWLLKGKIAQFLRYAASQVLVLALWLPWAAYNRSLLSDSKVTSWLKAPDPGVLDYVLINFAGSKFLKWMALAVIVVGAVAAIYVFTRSKRPEKGGFGIAVAAGWFFLSLTLQYTIARMVMPVFDLRYVMYALPGGFLLLGALISFLPLPRIFQYALVGTQLGAAIALLNLNPQKLENWRDAVALVKDMENDKTAMMVMAHYHYVTFSYYYNREYFKEHNQTTALFNNDNIHFGQDTALLPVIDDSLVSNIILVLSHDELVDPKGLVFNHLKGRYCIGRRGAFPGIKVYQFQNPPCKPTPGGHFVEDFEVVKTASEADRYKALPDSAHPTNKGTFVGPGHEFSASLAWKAADIHQGRFSAAEVKVRGKLLDEGKKVVAVFVMEHAGETYNWIGFELQQSHGAGVWFEDSFQVIIPEIKGPDDQVKVYFWSPDGGGGEFDNLEVDFWEG, from the coding sequence ATGACTGCCATTGAAGCAAATGCAGGAGCAAGGCAATCTTCAGGTTTGCTCGGGGCCGATCAGTCATTTTGGACTTGGATTTCACGGCATGTCCGTTGGATCGCATTGGCAATTTTTCTGCTGAATGTCGCCCTCAAGGCCCCCTTTCTCGGTGGAACAAGCCTGTTTCTCGATGAAGCCGTGGCGATCTACGATACACAGGGTTCGGTTCCCGAGACGATCAACTTTTCTGCGAATGACCCGACGCCGCCCTTGTACTACCTCACCCTCGGGCTTTGGTGCAAGATCTTCGGCATCTCCGAATTCAGTGCCCGTTTTCCATCGATGCTTTTCAGTTCGGCGACAGCGGCATTGCTGTTTTTGGTGGGTTTCCGGCACTTTAATGTCCGTGCCGGTTTGTACGCGGCGCTGCTGTTTACCGTGAGCGGCGTTGCGATGGTCTTCGCGCATGAGGCGCGCGCCTACGCCTTGGCGAGCATGCTGATGGTCATTTCCTATTCGCTGTTTCTGGACGTGTACCGCGCCGACCGCCCCCAATGGAAGACCTTTTTGGGGCTTGTGTTGGTCAATACGCTGCTGCTGTACACGCATTACCTGACTTCGATGGGGCTTGCAGCGCAAGCGGTATTGAGTCTTTGGTTGTTGAAAGGTAAAATCGCCCAATTTCTGCGCTATGCGGCAAGTCAGGTGCTTGTTTTGGCCTTGTGGCTGCCTTGGGCGGCCTATAACCGCAGTTTATTGTCTGATTCCAAGGTCACTAGTTGGCTCAAAGCGCCCGATCCGGGTGTGCTGGATTATGTCCTGATCAATTTTGCCGGATCCAAATTCTTGAAATGGATGGCCTTGGCTGTGATCGTCGTGGGAGCCGTTGCGGCGATTTATGTCTTCACAAGGTCAAAAAGACCTGAAAAAGGCGGATTTGGCATTGCCGTGGCCGCCGGATGGTTTTTCCTATCCTTGACACTGCAATACACCATTGCCAGAATGGTCATGCCCGTTTTTGACCTTCGTTACGTCATGTATGCACTCCCCGGAGGATTTTTGCTTTTGGGGGCCTTGATTTCATTTCTCCCGCTGCCCAGAATCTTTCAATATGCCCTTGTGGGTACGCAATTGGGAGCAGCGATTGCCTTGCTCAACCTGAATCCGCAGAAGTTGGAGAATTGGCGGGATGCCGTGGCTTTGGTCAAGGACATGGAAAACGACAAAACCGCTATGATGGTGATGGCCCATTACCACTATGTCACCTTCAGCTATTATTACAACCGCGAATACTTCAAGGAACACAACCAAACCACCGCCCTCTTTAACAACGACAACATCCACTTTGGGCAAGACACGGCATTGCTACCCGTGATTGACGACAGTTTGGTTTCCAATATCATTCTGGTCCTTTCACATGACGAGTTGGTGGATCCGAAGGGTTTGGTTTTCAATCATTTGAAAGGTAGGTATTGCATCGGTCGAAGGGGGGCATTTCCTGGCATCAAGGTGTATCAGTTCCAGAATCCGCCTTGCAAACCGACACCGGGAGGGCATTTCGTAGAGGATTTTGAAGTCGTGAAAACTGCAAGCGAGGCAGATCGCTACAAGGCTTTGCCGGATTCGGCGCATCCCACAAATAAGGGAACCTTTGTCGGCCCTGGTCATGAGTTCAGTGCGTCTTTGGCTTGGAAAGCTGCTGATATTCACCAAGGCCGATTCTCAGCTGCCGAAGTAAAAGTACGTGGCAAGCTGTTGGATGAAGGCAAGAAAGTCGTTGCGGTTTTTGTCATGGAGCATGCTGGAGAAACCTACAATTGGATTGGCTTCGAATTGCAGCAAAGCCATGGTGCCGGAGTCTGGTTTGAAGACAGTTTCCAAGTGATCATTCCCGAAATCAAAGGGCCTGATGATCAGGTGAAAGTCTATTTCTGGTCACCCGACGGCGGTGGCGGAGAGTTTGACAACCTTGAGGTCGACTTCTGGGAAGGATGA
- a CDS encoding DUF4139 domain-containing protein: MKRLLKTLVLSQLVMLTVTCFGQPNQTEVLAPIGEVKLHLDGAEVISRTSLVLQPGRNHFLLPDLSSKIYPQTIQVACSDETVKIVSVTCKTNFLRKSKEDQRILSIRDSLELVKTKIDALNDEKGAFEEEREMLRQNRAFKGDDKTLTVMELKNTADFFRSRMEEINKGISRLTNSLTDHHRKLFDLKLQLTELNAGLQPTGEIHLVLESKGTVKTGLELRYVVRDAGWAAIYDLESGDFNQPITLKYKALAFNNTGIDWNNVKLSLSTADPLQTATQPQLSVWNLSDYSSDQISAISNLSVNNQEAYFKNSIQTRSINDWNQLNMDEQGRANEFKRILGDDWNAKVDYETDLYRRYQAERVNAPVANRTILDVPEFNVEFPIADPYTIPSDKKPYSIDIRTDSLDVTYKYYAVPKLDKDAFLLAQIVGWEELNLVGGPVNIYQGNKYIGQSKLDIRNLGDTLSVSFGRDKDVVVTRVKVKGKTNSQLLGGTKKSSVAYNISVANHHATPIYIQIQDQVPISSDKEVFVTVDEMGGGILEEKIGVLTWEMSLQPAETKTAEFGFTIKYPKYKAVKIEYQKSRQMEQINYF, encoded by the coding sequence ATGAAAAGGCTCTTAAAAACGCTGGTATTGTCACAACTTGTGATGCTGACAGTCACCTGTTTTGGTCAGCCCAACCAAACGGAGGTGCTTGCACCGATTGGCGAGGTCAAGTTGCATCTCGACGGTGCCGAAGTGATCAGTCGCACTTCATTGGTGCTGCAACCCGGTCGCAATCATTTCCTTCTGCCTGATCTTTCCTCCAAAATCTATCCGCAGACGATTCAAGTCGCTTGCTCCGATGAGACGGTTAAAATCGTATCCGTTACCTGCAAGACCAATTTTTTGCGCAAAAGCAAAGAGGATCAGCGGATTCTGTCCATCCGGGATTCGCTCGAATTGGTCAAGACCAAGATTGATGCCCTGAACGATGAAAAAGGGGCATTCGAAGAAGAACGGGAAATGCTGCGTCAAAATCGTGCCTTCAAAGGTGATGACAAAACATTGACTGTCATGGAGCTCAAAAATACTGCCGACTTTTTCCGCAGCCGAATGGAGGAAATCAACAAAGGCATTTCCCGGTTGACCAACAGCCTTACCGACCACCATCGCAAGTTGTTTGACCTGAAGTTGCAACTCACCGAACTTAATGCAGGGCTGCAACCCACGGGGGAAATCCACTTGGTTTTGGAATCAAAGGGCACGGTCAAGACCGGCCTTGAACTGCGCTATGTCGTCCGTGATGCAGGTTGGGCCGCCATTTACGACTTGGAATCCGGCGATTTCAATCAGCCGATTACCCTCAAGTACAAGGCCTTGGCTTTCAACAATACAGGAATCGATTGGAACAATGTGAAGTTGAGCCTGTCCACGGCAGATCCGCTGCAGACTGCTACGCAGCCCCAATTGTCGGTTTGGAACTTAAGCGATTATTCCTCGGATCAGATTTCAGCCATCAGCAACCTCTCCGTAAACAACCAGGAAGCCTACTTCAAAAACAGCATTCAAACGCGCAGCATCAACGATTGGAATCAACTCAATATGGACGAGCAAGGCCGCGCCAACGAATTTAAACGCATTCTGGGCGACGATTGGAACGCCAAGGTCGATTATGAAACCGATCTCTACCGCCGTTACCAAGCTGAAAGAGTCAACGCGCCCGTCGCCAACCGCACCATCCTGGATGTCCCTGAATTCAACGTCGAATTCCCGATCGCCGATCCTTATACCATCCCTTCGGACAAAAAGCCCTATTCGATCGACATCCGCACCGATAGCCTCGACGTCACCTACAAGTACTATGCGGTTCCCAAATTGGACAAGGATGCCTTTTTGCTCGCCCAAATCGTGGGTTGGGAGGAGTTGAACCTGGTCGGCGGCCCGGTGAACATTTATCAAGGCAACAAGTACATTGGCCAAAGCAAACTCGACATCCGTAACTTGGGCGATACCCTGAGCGTGAGCTTCGGCCGGGACAAAGATGTGGTTGTGACGCGGGTAAAGGTCAAAGGCAAAACCAACAGTCAATTGCTGGGCGGCACCAAAAAGTCGAGTGTGGCCTACAATATCTCCGTTGCCAACCACCATGCAACGCCGATTTACATCCAAATTCAGGACCAAGTGCCCATTTCGAGTGACAAGGAAGTTTTTGTGACCGTGGATGAAATGGGCGGAGGTATACTCGAGGAAAAAATCGGGGTTTTGACTTGGGAAATGAGCCTGCAACCTGCTGAAACCAAAACTGCCGAATTTGGATTCACCATCAAATACCCCAAGTACAAAGCGGTGAAAATCGAGTATCAGAAGTCACGGCAGATGGAACAAATCAACTATTTCTAA
- a CDS encoding RNA polymerase sigma factor RpoD/SigA, with the protein MKQLKITQRITDRESRSLNSYMNEVRTYSGITADEEVDLAHRIAQGDSAALDKLVKANLRFVISVAKQYQGYGLTLQDLINEGNVGLIKAASRFDPSRGFKFISYAVWWIRQSIIHAISTQARMVRLPQNKMAELRKIQEAGIKLTQDFGREPTTDELAQSMGVSAASIEKVAHLNSKHVSLDAPMVDGEEGTLKEVLQDEAPLADEEVIRNSMLAALDDCLQGLRPREREVLMLSYGIGTDMPMKLDDIADRFELTRERIRQIRDRAIRKLRNSNVRHQMAAFM; encoded by the coding sequence ATGAAGCAGCTAAAAATCACACAGCGTATCACAGACCGCGAATCTCGGTCTCTGAACTCCTACATGAACGAGGTGCGCACTTATTCCGGCATCACAGCCGACGAAGAAGTGGACCTCGCCCACCGCATCGCCCAAGGCGATTCGGCAGCGCTCGACAAACTTGTAAAGGCAAACCTCCGTTTCGTGATTTCCGTCGCTAAACAATATCAAGGATATGGCCTTACACTACAAGACTTGATCAATGAGGGCAACGTTGGCTTGATCAAGGCCGCGAGCCGCTTTGACCCGTCACGTGGCTTCAAGTTTATCTCGTATGCCGTTTGGTGGATCCGTCAGTCGATCATCCACGCCATTTCTACACAGGCAAGGATGGTGCGACTTCCGCAAAACAAGATGGCTGAGCTCCGCAAGATCCAAGAGGCTGGCATCAAGCTCACACAGGACTTTGGCCGCGAGCCGACGACCGACGAGTTGGCACAGTCGATGGGTGTTTCTGCCGCTTCGATTGAGAAAGTGGCCCACCTGAACTCCAAGCACGTGTCTTTGGACGCGCCAATGGTCGACGGTGAAGAAGGCACACTCAAGGAAGTTTTGCAAGACGAGGCTCCTCTGGCAGACGAAGAAGTGATCCGCAACTCGATGTTGGCGGCGCTGGACGACTGCCTCCAAGGGCTGCGCCCACGTGAACGCGAAGTTTTGATGCTGTCTTACGGCATCGGAACCGACATGCCGATGAAATTGGACGACATCGCAGACCGGTTTGAGCTCACACGTGAGCGCATCCGTCAGATCCGCGACCGTGCGATCCGCAAGCTGCGCAACTCCAACGTTCGCCATCAAATGGCAGCGTTTATGTAA